One Natronococcus sp. CG52 DNA window includes the following coding sequences:
- a CDS encoding prephenate dehydratase, translating to MEYIDRRKFLNRTGAALAIGAVSTQSAAATSGGDTGQQTVGTLGPAGSYSHRAALQTSDDVEFYETMFEVAAAVTNEDIDAGVLPIENSIQGAVIDTLDILIEEDLFITAEATEEIRHTLIAQSADFEVIASHPQALAQSSSFLEEKYPDVEQQEIDSTSAGVKMAAEDESIAAIAHPDLADDFGLEAVATDIQDVENNVTRFLKFERSRTEDSGSKSTVLVYPGSDNPGFPAEVLRVLAAMNLDLTRLDARPSTTELGDYIYHVDFEHERTKQVVCRLESVTEWTRYLGSYDLITE from the coding sequence ATGGAGTATATCGATCGTCGAAAATTCTTGAATCGGACAGGAGCAGCGCTTGCAATCGGAGCAGTATCAACTCAATCTGCAGCAGCAACCAGTGGAGGGGACACTGGCCAACAGACGGTTGGCACACTGGGGCCAGCCGGAAGTTACTCCCATCGGGCGGCACTTCAGACGTCGGACGACGTCGAATTCTACGAGACGATGTTTGAGGTTGCGGCGGCCGTCACGAACGAGGACATCGACGCTGGGGTACTCCCGATCGAGAACTCGATTCAGGGTGCAGTCATCGACACGTTAGATATCCTCATCGAAGAAGACCTCTTCATAACGGCAGAGGCGACCGAGGAGATACGCCATACACTCATTGCGCAGTCAGCTGATTTTGAGGTAATCGCCAGTCATCCACAGGCGCTCGCCCAGAGTAGCTCGTTTCTTGAAGAAAAGTATCCCGACGTAGAACAACAAGAAATCGACAGTACTTCTGCCGGCGTCAAAATGGCCGCTGAGGACGAATCGATCGCAGCGATTGCACATCCTGATCTTGCTGACGACTTCGGTCTGGAAGCGGTTGCAACCGATATCCAAGACGTGGAAAACAACGTCACACGCTTTCTCAAGTTTGAGAGATCACGAACAGAGGACAGCGGCTCGAAGTCGACGGTGCTGGTGTATCCAGGAAGCGATAACCCAGGATTCCCTGCAGAAGTCCTCCGGGTACTGGCAGCGATGAATCTCGATCTCACTCGTCTCGATGCCCGTCCGTCAACGACCGAACTTGGTGACTACATTTACCATGTGGACTTCGAACACGAACGGACCAAGCAAGTTGTCTGCAGGCTCGAGTCAGTAACGGAGTGGACGCGATATCTCGGGTCATACGATCTAATTACGGAGTAG
- a CDS encoding alcohol dehydrogenase catalytic domain-containing protein — MHVAAFTELNGPNGVELIERPTPEPSTDEVIVDVEACSINRHDLWILEGDSAMVDADDLPFISGLDVAGIVRLVGDNVTRVEPGDRVVLCPNETCGTCRFCREGPENRCESFGLFHGGLAEAACVDADRLVRLPDAVDATTAAALPTAYVTAYHMLQRAGVGSGDLIFIPGATGGVGIACVQLATTFGAKTIGTSSSLKKLEQLEAQGLDHPIEGTDPESLHDAVAAVGRPDAVLNHLGGAYTELGQKLLRRDGTMVVCGRTAGARSEIDIPDLFLGHKRIIGSTMGPQTDLETLVDLVADGELVPTIDRTYPLAETAQAFAAMQDRENVGKLVITV, encoded by the coding sequence ATGCACGTCGCAGCTTTTACCGAACTGAATGGGCCGAACGGCGTGGAACTCATCGAACGACCGACTCCAGAACCAAGTACAGACGAGGTGATCGTGGACGTGGAGGCGTGTTCGATCAACCGCCACGACCTCTGGATCCTCGAGGGTGATTCAGCGATGGTCGACGCTGACGACCTACCGTTTATTAGCGGCCTCGACGTTGCTGGCATCGTTCGGCTTGTCGGCGACAACGTGACCAGAGTCGAGCCGGGAGACCGAGTCGTCCTCTGTCCGAACGAGACTTGCGGGACGTGTCGATTCTGTCGTGAGGGTCCCGAGAACCGCTGTGAGTCCTTCGGACTCTTTCATGGCGGACTCGCAGAAGCAGCTTGCGTCGATGCGGATCGACTCGTACGACTTCCAGACGCCGTCGACGCGACGACTGCCGCAGCGCTCCCGACCGCGTACGTAACCGCCTATCATATGCTTCAACGGGCAGGTGTTGGATCCGGCGATCTCATCTTTATCCCGGGCGCCACAGGCGGCGTCGGCATCGCATGTGTGCAGCTCGCAACCACCTTCGGCGCTAAAACCATCGGGACGTCCTCCTCGCTGAAGAAACTCGAACAACTTGAGGCACAGGGACTGGATCACCCTATCGAGGGAACCGATCCCGAATCGCTCCACGATGCGGTGGCAGCTGTCGGACGGCCGGACGCAGTCTTGAATCACCTCGGCGGAGCATACACCGAACTTGGACAGAAACTGCTCCGGCGCGATGGCACGATGGTCGTCTGCGGACGAACCGCCGGCGCTCGCTCCGAGATTGATATTCCGGACCTCTTCCTCGGGCACAAACGGATCATTGGTAGCACAATGGGTCCACAAACCGACTTAGAGACACTCGTCGATCTCGTTGCTGATGGCGAACTCGTTCCCACGATTGACCGAACGTATCCGTTGGCGGAGACAGCCCAAGCATTCGCCGCAATGCAAGACCGCGAGAACGTTGGAAAACTCGTTATCACCGTTTAG
- a CDS encoding PH domain-containing protein: MDDMQSSHRELADADWLHLTDGEQIRWAGRPSWLTIASSIAFGVLIISVGIVLTVWLSTIVPGTGAPSWTAYLPLVLVPAGVGKVCLTYLSWIRLLYVITDEEIYVKYGLISRDVTQIRLDRVQNTAYNQSALERALSFGNVVIYTAGTSTEDVTFRSVPNPERVKRTLTHLLSESRSPQPRDDL; the protein is encoded by the coding sequence GATATGCAGTCTTCCCACAGGGAACTCGCTGATGCCGACTGGCTCCATCTGACCGACGGCGAGCAGATTCGATGGGCGGGTCGGCCGTCATGGCTCACCATCGCGTCCTCGATCGCGTTCGGTGTTCTCATCATCTCGGTCGGGATCGTACTCACGGTCTGGCTCTCGACGATCGTTCCTGGCACAGGCGCGCCGTCCTGGACTGCCTACCTACCGCTGGTGCTGGTCCCAGCCGGTGTCGGTAAAGTGTGCTTGACATACCTCAGCTGGATTCGACTCTTGTACGTTATTACCGACGAGGAAATTTACGTCAAGTACGGGCTGATCTCCCGCGACGTCACGCAGATTCGACTCGACAGGGTGCAGAACACCGCGTACAACCAGTCTGCGCTCGAACGTGCGCTCTCGTTCGGTAATGTCGTCATTTACACTGCCGGGACATCGACCGAAGACGTTACCTTCCGTAGTGTTCCGAATCCAGAACGCGTCAAACGAACGCTTACTCACCTCTTGAGCGAGAGTCGATCGCCTCAGCCGAGGGACGATCTCTGA